In Desulfofundulus kuznetsovii DSM 6115, the following are encoded in one genomic region:
- a CDS encoding cobalamin B12-binding domain-containing protein, whose protein sequence is MTVLAEALKDLDEKKVYQLVEEKIKSGTSPLEIIAECNAGMVGVGELFSSGQYFLSQLIFSAEIFKNVMNMLEPLMPKSESDGSAGKVVIGTVKGDIHDIGKNIVVNLLRGSGFEVIDLGVDVPAEKFVEALRETGARVLGLSALLNFTYPEMKTVVEAVTEAGLRDKVTIIIGGAPCNEQVRQFTGADYYAEDAVAGVNICKKVYS, encoded by the coding sequence ATGACAGTACTGGCAGAAGCACTGAAAGACCTGGATGAAAAAAAGGTATATCAACTGGTTGAAGAAAAAATTAAAAGCGGTACATCCCCCCTGGAGATAATTGCGGAATGCAATGCCGGGATGGTCGGTGTCGGCGAGCTGTTTTCTTCGGGACAATACTTTTTAAGCCAGCTGATATTCTCGGCGGAGATATTTAAAAATGTGATGAACATGCTGGAACCCTTGATGCCGAAATCCGAGTCGGACGGTTCGGCGGGGAAGGTTGTCATAGGCACAGTCAAAGGCGATATCCACGACATCGGGAAGAACATCGTAGTCAACCTGCTGCGCGGCTCCGGCTTCGAGGTCATCGACCTTGGCGTGGACGTGCCGGCCGAAAAATTTGTGGAAGCGCTCAGGGAAACCGGAGCCAGGGTGCTTGGTTTAAGCGCCTTGCTTAATTTCACCTACCCTGAGATGAAAACCGTGGTAGAGGCTGTTACTGAAGCCGGTTTAAGGGATAAGGTGACCATCATCATCGGGGGAGCCCCGTGCAACGAGCAGGTCCGGCAGTTTACGGGGGCCGACTATTATGCGGAGGACGCTGTAGCGGGTGTTAACATTTGCAAAAAGGTTTATTCATAA